Proteins from a single region of Mycoplasma leachii PG50:
- a CDS encoding MurR/RpiR family transcriptional regulator, giving the protein MDAKKVIFTLDQLAKERGTTIGNISKIILNNLELITNLTIYKVADLCFVSPSTITRICQKYLDISGFSELQILIRVYLNEQEKQNKDEKEEGKKISKFTEIREAINVTDALIDIDEVDKIVRTLYNTKTVALISYDNSVKHAVAELAEKMNLIGIPPVIINQQTDLDYFTKISDFNWLFIVISHFAENSSTFQSILQLKKNGSKIALISMNKQNKYSSVCDYWVKYAVSDDDPLQKIKHSANFSLLYVVQVLFNRILKNDKQRFVKIIKTLKID; this is encoded by the coding sequence ATGGATGCTAAAAAAGTAATATTTACGCTTGATCAATTAGCAAAAGAACGTGGCACAACAATTGGAAATATTAGCAAAATTATTTTAAATAATTTAGAACTTATTACTAACTTAACAATTTATAAAGTTGCTGATCTTTGTTTTGTTTCTCCATCAACAATTACTAGAATTTGTCAAAAATATTTAGATATTTCTGGGTTTAGTGAATTACAAATTTTAATAAGAGTTTATTTAAATGAACAAGAAAAACAAAATAAAGATGAAAAAGAAGAGGGCAAAAAAATTTCTAAATTTACTGAAATTAGAGAGGCTATTAATGTTACTGATGCATTAATTGATATTGATGAAGTTGATAAAATTGTTAGAACTCTTTATAACACTAAAACTGTTGCTTTAATTTCTTATGATAATAGTGTTAAACATGCTGTTGCTGAACTTGCTGAAAAAATGAATTTAATTGGAATTCCACCTGTAATTATTAATCAACAAACTGATTTAGATTATTTTACAAAGATTTCTGATTTTAATTGATTGTTTATTGTTATTTCACATTTTGCAGAAAATAGCTCTACATTTCAATCAATTTTACAATTGAAAAAAAATGGGTCAAAAATAGCCTTAATTTCAATGAATAAACAAAACAAGTATTCTAGTGTTTGTGATTATTGAGTTAAATATGCTGTTAGTGATGATGACCCATTACAAAAGATCAAGCATTCTGCTAATTTTTCATTATTATATGTAGTTCAAGTTCTATTTAATAGAATCTTAAAAAATGATAAACAACGTTTTGTAAAAATAATTAAAACTTTAAAAATTGATTAA
- a CDS encoding ATP-binding protein: MMKINNDNYIPRIMDKIIQKHLKIAGAICVEGPKWCGKTWTSRQNSNSEFLVGSAANAFSNRQLAILNPEYVLKGEFPRMIDEWQEVPSLWDATREEVDKYSQNGLFILTGSSTPTHKGVLHSGAGRIVRLRMNTMTLFESGDSTGILSLKDLLLDEIKTEYVDELDFKKLAYLIVRGGWPKNIKTSFDDCEVLPRSYIDSILESKLLDENNNAYNSNYIKLILKSLARNVSTTVSERSIINDISQNEVDSISRPTLSKYLDFLNNMFLFSNLESYSLNPRSSLRVKQQEKKYFCDPSLACALLDLTPNKIMSDLNLYGLLFEGLVIRDLKVYAQANEAKVYHYQDYLYNELDAVIEFKNGEWCAIEIKLGLNQVEQAAKQLNKAIDAITRSKNKPPINKCIIVGFGNLVYKRKEDGIIVIPINALKD; encoded by the coding sequence ATGATGAAAATAAACAATGATAATTATATTCCTAGAATAATGGATAAAATTATACAAAAACATCTCAAAATAGCAGGTGCAATTTGTGTTGAAGGGCCTAAGTGATGCGGTAAAACATGAACATCGAGACAAAACTCAAATAGTGAATTTCTTGTTGGTAGTGCAGCTAATGCTTTTTCTAATAGACAATTAGCTATTCTTAATCCTGAATATGTGTTAAAAGGAGAGTTCCCAAGAATGATAGATGAATGACAAGAAGTTCCTAGTTTATGAGATGCTACAAGAGAAGAAGTAGATAAATATAGTCAAAATGGCCTTTTCATTTTAACTGGTTCATCAACTCCAACTCATAAAGGCGTTTTACATAGTGGAGCCGGAAGAATTGTAAGACTTAGAATGAACACCATGACATTATTTGAGTCGGGAGATTCTACTGGCATACTATCTCTTAAAGATCTTTTATTAGATGAGATTAAAACTGAATATGTTGATGAATTAGATTTTAAGAAATTAGCTTATCTTATTGTTAGAGGTGGATGACCTAAAAATATAAAAACTAGCTTTGATGATTGTGAAGTGTTACCAAGGTCATACATTGACTCTATTTTAGAAAGTAAATTATTAGATGAAAATAATAATGCATACAATTCAAACTATATTAAATTGATTTTAAAATCCCTAGCAAGAAATGTATCTACTACTGTTAGTGAGCGTTCAATAATCAACGATATTTCTCAAAATGAAGTTGATTCAATTTCGCGTCCTACTCTATCTAAATATTTGGATTTTTTAAATAATATGTTCTTATTTAGCAATTTAGAATCTTACTCTTTAAATCCAAGATCTTCTTTAAGAGTGAAACAACAAGAAAAAAAATACTTTTGTGACCCATCTTTAGCTTGTGCTTTATTAGATTTAACACCTAATAAAATAATGAGTGATTTGAATTTATATGGTTTATTATTTGAAGGATTAGTAATAAGAGATTTAAAAGTTTATGCTCAAGCAAATGAAGCTAAAGTTTATCATTATCAAGATTATTTATATAATGAATTAGATGCTGTTATTGAATTTAAAAACGGTGAATGATGTGCTATTGAAATAAAACTGGGACTTAATCAAGTAGAGCAAGCAGCAAAACAATTAAACAAAGCAATTGATGCTATAACTAGAAGTAAAAATAAACCACCTATTAATAAATGTATAATAGTTGGATTTGGTAATTTAGTATATAAAAGAAAAGAAGATGGAATTATTGTAATTCCGATCAATGCATTAAAAGATTAA
- a CDS encoding BspA family leucine-rich repeat surface protein translates to METISLNVNYLKRHKITGNKLEDIGYYKEGNLIRIEHIPYNVEIIACYLPREITSLKNAFVTRTNDIKWDVKWDTSNIVDISGTFYNTKEITDKSIRDWNTSKVTNMSEMFAYSKGFNLDLSSWDVSKVKTMKKMFLNAEKI, encoded by the coding sequence ATGGAAACAATAAGCCTTAATGTTAATTATCTTAAAAGACATAAAATAACAGGAAATAAACTAGAAGATATAGGCTATTACAAAGAAGGAAATCTAATTAGAATTGAGCATATACCATACAATGTAGAGATTATTGCTTGTTATCTTCCTAGAGAAATTACAAGTTTGAAGAACGCTTTTGTTACAAGAACAAATGACATAAAGTGAGATGTTAAATGAGACACTAGTAATATTGTAGATATAAGTGGCACTTTTTATAATACAAAAGAAATTACAGATAAAAGTATTCGAGATTGAAACACTTCAAAAGTTACAAATATGAGTGAAATGTTTGCTTATTCAAAAGGTTTTAACTTAGACTTATCAAGTTGAGATGTTTCTAAAGTAAAAACTATGAAAAAAATGTTTCTTAATGCTGAAAAAATTTAA
- a CDS encoding 2-hydroxyacid dehydrogenase — MKVIFFGVRDSEVQFFEKLKNKYNYELTLAQGVLTLDRIDLIKDHNCVIVRGADKLDKSLLQAIKDQGVEYVFTRTVGFDHIDIPTGHELGFKMARVASYSPTAIAELAFSLAHSLSRKSAYWAYQSVNKNFKMDQYGFSKELKNSVVGIIGTGRIGYEAAKMFKAFGCEVLGYDIKPNSNFEDVIKYVDLDYALANADILSFHMPYIKGQNDKLINKELISKMKDGAILINTSRGQIQDEQAILDAIKSNKLAGAGLDVWNTEKDYLFKTLDSIDDPVIKGLLDLYPKVLLTPHIGSYTDEAASNMIEYSLDNLNEYLTTGDCKNKL; from the coding sequence ATGAAAGTTATATTTTTTGGGGTAAGAGATTCAGAGGTTCAATTTTTTGAAAAACTAAAAAATAAATACAACTATGAATTAACATTAGCCCAAGGGGTTTTAACACTAGATAGAATTGATCTAATTAAAGATCATAATTGTGTTATTGTTAGAGGTGCTGATAAATTAGATAAAAGTTTATTACAAGCTATTAAAGACCAAGGTGTTGAATATGTGTTTACTAGAACAGTTGGATTTGATCATATTGATATTCCAACAGGACACGAACTTGGATTTAAAATGGCTAGAGTGGCTTCTTATTCACCAACTGCTATTGCTGAATTGGCATTTAGTTTAGCTCATAGTTTATCTAGAAAATCAGCTTATTGAGCATATCAATCAGTTAATAAAAACTTTAAAATGGATCAATATGGATTTTCTAAAGAATTAAAAAATAGTGTTGTTGGTATTATTGGAACTGGACGTATTGGTTATGAAGCAGCTAAAATGTTTAAAGCTTTTGGTTGTGAAGTTTTAGGTTATGATATTAAACCAAATAGTAATTTTGAAGATGTAATTAAATATGTTGATTTAGATTATGCGTTAGCTAATGCTGATATTTTAAGTTTTCATATGCCTTATATTAAAGGACAAAACGATAAACTGATCAATAAAGAATTGATTAGTAAAATGAAAGATGGAGCTATTTTAATTAATACTTCACGTGGTCAAATCCAAGATGAACAAGCTATTTTAGATGCTATTAAATCTAATAAATTAGCTGGAGCTGGATTAGATGTTTGAAATACAGAAAAAGATTATTTATTTAAAACTTTAGATAGTATAGATGATCCAGTTATTAAAGGATTATTAGATTTATATCCAAAAGTTTTATTAACACCACACATTGGTTCATATACAGATGAAGCAGCCTCAAATATGATCGAATACTCATTAGATAATTTAAATGAATATTTAACAACTGGGGATTGCAAAAATAAATTATAA
- a CDS encoding DUF3800 domain-containing protein, which translates to MTYYLNFYLDESGNAISDFFVVGGFYLNDSDYQNIQVYESKIKSNILKTEKSIRNYRNNFETDLKPYEIKKEVKWNNLSLNNKKALSSKIRFNNQTNISMISSLKDWQSKYSKQINLEAIYNMMVKNLIERTIKSLSVKKIIKNKDILNIKVYIDQRRISIKTKNNKQQKFKALEGYLKTYFYWNLHFKDIQIKVIQFESISHPLIRYADYFVGSIASMCNFLNNSEKSWYQNADLIFEQMHKKVPCTCSQTIVKQSKIIEQIISLCQKHNHIRKSKN; encoded by the coding sequence ATGACTTATTATCTTAATTTTTATCTTGATGAAAGTGGAAATGCCATTTCTGATTTTTTTGTTGTAGGTGGATTTTATTTAAATGACTCTGATTATCAAAATATTCAAGTCTATGAATCTAAAATTAAATCTAATATTTTAAAAACTGAAAAATCAATTAGAAACTATAGAAATAATTTTGAAACTGATCTAAAACCTTATGAAATAAAAAAAGAAGTTAAATGAAATAATTTATCTTTAAATAATAAAAAGGCATTGTCATCAAAAATTAGATTTAATAATCAAACTAATATTTCTATGATTAGTAGTTTAAAAGATTGACAATCAAAATATAGCAAACAAATTAATCTTGAAGCTATTTATAATATGATGGTAAAAAACTTAATTGAAAGAACTATCAAATCTTTATCTGTAAAAAAAATAATAAAAAATAAAGATATTTTAAATATTAAAGTTTATATAGATCAAAGAAGAATTAGTATAAAAACCAAAAATAATAAACAGCAAAAATTTAAAGCTTTAGAAGGTTATTTAAAAACTTATTTTTATTGAAACTTGCACTTTAAAGATATTCAAATTAAAGTTATACAATTTGAATCAATCTCTCATCCATTAATTAGATATGCAGACTATTTTGTAGGAAGCATTGCTAGTATGTGTAATTTTTTAAATAATTCAGAAAAATCTTGATATCAAAATGCTGATTTAATTTTTGAACAAATGCACAAAAAAGTTCCTTGTACTTGCAGTCAAACTATTGTTAAGCAATCAAAAATAATTGAACAAATTATTAGTTTATGTCAAAAACATAATCATATAAGAAAATCAAAAAACTAA
- the tilS gene encoding tRNA lysidine(34) synthetase TilS, with protein MNLFNVDKDKKYLLAISGGPDSVFLLCNIVKIIDSTNLIVCHVNYNFRYDSINDQKIVTNLCKKFDLKLEILNINKDYSLLKENFESWARFQRYDFFNKIAKKYHIYNLLVAHNFNDLIETYLLQLQRNNLVDYYGLKTVSHYKDLVVYRPLLDIKKSEILDYLKMNQISYAIDSTNTDIKYQRNKIRSILDESIFINIKNQIDIDNKKLETIKKIVNNYLEHNLINKELILNKELFLLESNIIKRIIYKYFKLIDKERLLVNRSNKTISEVAKRLVESNKSFWKINLNDHSLIKDYKKLFVIKNSLLEVKTIIINNLDDLANQTSFKDIKEIEQIIIREKNFSYVISNDYELYKSITTIRNKKTNRYFIDRKISYKTRFLAPVVYNIKDKIILNKVKKHY; from the coding sequence ATGAATTTATTTAATGTAGATAAAGATAAAAAATATTTATTAGCAATATCAGGAGGTCCTGATAGTGTTTTTTTATTATGTAATATTGTTAAGATTATTGATTCTACTAATTTAATAGTTTGTCATGTTAACTATAACTTTAGATATGATTCAATCAATGATCAAAAAATAGTAACTAATCTTTGTAAAAAATTTGATTTAAAGTTAGAAATCTTAAATATTAATAAAGACTATAGCTTGTTAAAAGAAAACTTTGAATCTTGAGCAAGATTTCAACGCTATGATTTTTTTAATAAAATAGCTAAAAAGTATCACATTTATAACTTATTAGTTGCTCATAACTTTAATGATTTAATTGAAACTTACTTATTACAATTACAAAGAAATAATTTAGTTGATTATTATGGGTTAAAAACTGTTAGTCACTATAAAGATCTTGTAGTTTATAGACCTTTATTAGATATTAAAAAATCTGAAATTCTTGATTATTTAAAAATGAACCAAATTAGTTATGCTATTGATTCAACTAATACTGATATTAAATATCAAAGAAATAAAATTAGATCTATTCTTGATGAATCTATTTTTATAAATATTAAAAATCAAATTGATATTGATAATAAAAAATTAGAAACAATAAAAAAAATAGTTAATAACTATTTAGAACATAATCTTATTAATAAAGAATTGATTTTAAATAAAGAACTTTTTTTATTAGAAAGTAATATTATTAAAAGAATTATTTATAAATATTTTAAGTTAATTGATAAAGAAAGATTATTAGTTAATAGAAGCAATAAAACAATTAGTGAAGTTGCTAAAAGACTAGTTGAGTCAAATAAAAGTTTTTGAAAAATTAACTTAAATGATCATAGTTTAATTAAAGATTATAAAAAACTATTTGTTATTAAAAATAGTTTATTAGAAGTTAAAACTATAATTATTAATAATTTAGATGATTTAGCTAATCAAACTAGTTTTAAAGATATTAAAGAAATTGAACAAATAATTATAAGAGAAAAAAACTTTAGTTATGTAATTAGTAATGATTATGAATTATATAAGTCAATTACTACAATTAGAAATAAAAAAACTAATAGATATTTTATTGATAGAAAAATTAGTTATAAAACAAGATTTTTAGCACCTGTTGTATATAACATTAAAGATAAAATTATTCTAAACAAAGTTAAAAAACACTATTAG
- a CDS encoding AEC family transporter, translating into MNGVKEAFIQTMTNQKLWEAIVATIVTILLSYGLTKANILKKEWKAGLVKVVMTIAVPALVLTGFMKTANIQQLKEQGVVLGVSFAFYILLNVIAFLWSKFASNFAKKSAEMIQDNKALNSDGSMSQSRALIMWMMIVFGSTTFFGFPIIQAIYPNSGFVAANIWNIAYRVFLYSFCFMMISGVKWSKKNFKDAMKKTFVNPIVICTFLGLILWLTTLIPGQSFGENFKTVEKGGVAWFEFGKTLPIIHTPLQKLGALAAPITWIAIGITLASSDIKKAVKDKWVWIFSIQKLVLLPLFVFLIFLALNKTGVVSKEVAVSMVILAATPPATVVVLYAIQYKMRDEFAAQCSTLTTLLAVIMLPLWVVISSIAFV; encoded by the coding sequence ATGAACGGGGTTAAAGAAGCTTTTATTCAGACCATGACTAATCAAAAACTATGAGAAGCAATTGTTGCTACAATAGTTACTATTTTATTAAGTTATGGTTTAACAAAAGCAAACATATTAAAAAAGGAATGAAAAGCAGGATTAGTTAAAGTAGTTATGACAATTGCAGTTCCAGCACTTGTTTTAACTGGATTTATGAAAACCGCAAACATTCAACAATTAAAAGAACAAGGTGTTGTTTTAGGAGTTTCATTTGCATTTTATATTCTTTTAAATGTTATTGCATTTTTATGAAGTAAATTTGCATCAAATTTTGCTAAAAAATCAGCAGAAATGATTCAAGATAATAAAGCATTAAATTCTGATGGTTCAATGAGTCAAAGTCGTGCCTTAATTATGTGAATGATGATTGTCTTTGGTTCAACTACATTTTTTGGATTTCCAATTATCCAAGCTATTTATCCAAATTCTGGGTTCGTAGCTGCTAACATTTGAAATATTGCTTATAGAGTATTTTTATATTCATTTTGTTTTATGATGATTTCAGGTGTTAAATGATCAAAGAAAAACTTTAAGGATGCTATGAAAAAGACATTTGTTAATCCTATAGTTATTTGTACTTTTTTAGGATTAATCTTATGATTAACAACTTTAATTCCAGGTCAAAGTTTTGGAGAAAACTTTAAAACAGTTGAAAAAGGTGGTGTTGCTTGATTTGAGTTTGGTAAAACTTTACCAATAATTCATACACCACTTCAAAAACTAGGTGCCTTAGCAGCTCCTATTACTTGAATTGCAATTGGTATTACTTTAGCAAGCTCTGATATTAAAAAAGCAGTTAAAGATAAATGAGTATGAATATTTAGTATTCAAAAACTAGTTTTATTACCTTTATTTGTATTTTTAATTTTCTTAGCATTAAACAAAACTGGAGTAGTTTCAAAAGAAGTAGCAGTTTCAATGGTAATACTTGCTGCAACTCCACCAGCAACAGTTGTAGTATTATATGCTATTCAATATAAAATGCGTGATGAATTTGCAGCTCAATGTTCAACACTAACAACTTTATTAGCAGTTATAATGTTACCTTTATGAGTTGTAATTAGCAGTATAGCTTTTGTATAA
- a CDS encoding MyrrCad domain-containing protein, with product MIFIQFHLNQNNINSSKQKSSKTLAITMGVLGSATILGVGSGVSYYYRKNLKDFYFKTKNKIFKSK from the coding sequence ATGATATTTATACAATTCCATCTAAACCAAAATAATATAAATTCTTCTAAACAAAAATCATCTAAAACATTAGCTATAACAATGGGCGTTTTAGGTTCTGCTACAATTTTAGGAGTAGGTTCTGGAGTTAGTTATTATTATCGTAAAAACTTAAAAGATTTTTATTTTAAAACTAAAAACAAGATATTTAAATCTAAATAA
- the ftsH gene encoding ATP-dependent zinc metalloprotease FtsH: MNKKKRKSTIWFWIILIVGFIILLSVISITSRGTAQNLTIDQLHNLFKENKAFNNVVLQRNNIQGIDIITGWYNNGTGWTKFIVNTNPNAINSLDKAFSDFIWRSNTTRYTESSWFSLLSSLLPMFILILFYIGLFYFMAKSGAAGAGASGLFGMGKNKARREKSNVKFSDVAGIEEEKSELVELVDYLKQPAKYASAGARAPKGVLMEGPPGTGKTLLAKAVAGEANVSFFSIAGSEFEEMFVGVGASRVREMFNEAKKSAPAIIFIDEIDAVGRKRNSAIGTGTNEQTLNQLLVELDGFETNSGIIVMAATNRVDVLDPALLRPGRFDRVIQVSLPDIKEREQILKLHARNKKIDPSIDWHRIAERTPGFSGAQLENVLNEAAILMVREGKTVIGVNEIDEAIDRVVGGPAKKSRAMTMHDKEIVSYHESGHALIGLKLESASKVQKVTIIPRGNAGGYTIMTPKDETLFSSKADLYAMIAGYLGGRAAEEIKFGKDNVTTGAHDDFDKATAIARRMVMQFGMSELGITKFLTMADEAYGKTEGSYSEKTAAKIDDEVERILEESYKLAIKVISENMETLELLAESLRILETITSEQIDYINKNKKLPEAVIYEKEKYKQEQEKINSGKIIDLDINDVKEDDKENN, encoded by the coding sequence ATGAATAAAAAGAAGAGAAAATCTACAATTTGATTTTGAATAATTCTAATAGTAGGTTTTATAATTTTACTATCAGTTATTAGTATAACTTCTAGAGGAACTGCTCAAAATTTAACTATTGATCAACTTCATAACCTGTTTAAAGAAAATAAGGCATTTAATAATGTTGTTTTACAACGTAATAACATTCAAGGTATTGATATAATCACTGGATGATATAACAATGGAACTGGTTGAACCAAATTTATTGTTAATACTAATCCAAATGCCATTAATAGTTTAGATAAAGCTTTTAGTGATTTTATATGACGTTCTAATACTACTCGTTATACTGAGTCATCTTGATTCTCATTACTTTCATCATTATTACCAATGTTTATTTTAATTTTATTCTACATTGGTTTATTTTACTTTATGGCTAAAAGCGGAGCTGCTGGAGCTGGGGCTAGTGGTTTATTTGGTATGGGTAAAAATAAAGCACGTAGAGAGAAATCTAATGTTAAATTTAGTGATGTTGCTGGTATTGAAGAAGAAAAATCAGAATTAGTAGAACTGGTTGATTATTTAAAACAACCTGCAAAATATGCATCAGCTGGTGCTAGAGCTCCAAAAGGAGTTTTAATGGAAGGCCCACCTGGAACAGGTAAAACTTTACTAGCAAAAGCTGTGGCTGGTGAAGCTAATGTTTCTTTCTTTTCTATAGCTGGTTCTGAATTTGAAGAAATGTTTGTTGGAGTTGGTGCAAGTAGAGTTAGAGAAATGTTTAATGAAGCTAAAAAATCTGCTCCTGCAATTATTTTTATTGATGAAATTGATGCTGTTGGTAGAAAACGTAATTCAGCAATTGGTACAGGAACAAATGAACAAACTCTAAATCAATTATTAGTTGAATTAGATGGATTTGAAACTAATTCAGGAATTATTGTAATGGCTGCAACTAACCGTGTAGATGTATTAGACCCTGCTTTATTAAGACCAGGTCGTTTTGATAGAGTTATTCAAGTTTCTCTACCAGACATTAAAGAACGTGAACAAATTTTAAAATTACATGCAAGAAATAAAAAAATTGATCCATCAATTGATTGACATAGAATTGCTGAGAGAACTCCAGGATTTTCAGGTGCACAACTTGAAAATGTTTTAAATGAAGCTGCTATATTAATGGTTAGAGAAGGTAAAACTGTAATTGGTGTTAATGAAATTGATGAAGCAATTGATAGAGTAGTTGGAGGACCTGCTAAAAAATCACGTGCAATGACAATGCACGATAAAGAAATTGTTTCTTATCATGAATCTGGTCACGCTTTAATTGGACTAAAATTAGAAAGTGCTTCAAAAGTACAAAAAGTTACAATTATTCCACGTGGTAATGCCGGTGGTTATACTATAATGACTCCAAAAGATGAAACACTATTTTCATCAAAAGCTGATCTATATGCTATGATTGCTGGATATCTAGGTGGTAGAGCCGCTGAAGAAATTAAATTTGGTAAAGATAATGTAACTACTGGAGCTCATGATGATTTTGATAAAGCTACTGCTATTGCTAGAAGAATGGTAATGCAATTTGGTATGTCAGAATTAGGTATTACTAAATTTTTAACTATGGCAGATGAAGCTTATGGAAAAACTGAAGGTAGTTATTCAGAAAAAACAGCTGCTAAAATTGATGATGAAGTTGAAAGAATTTTAGAAGAATCATATAAATTAGCTATTAAAGTAATTAGTGAAAATATGGAAACTTTAGAATTATTGGCTGAATCATTAAGAATATTAGAAACTATTACATCTGAACAAATTGATTACATTAATAAAAACAAAAAACTTCCAGAAGCTGTAATTTATGAAAAAGAAAAATATAAACAAGAACAAGAAAAAATAAATTCTGGAAAAATTATTGATTTAGATATCAATGATGTTAAAGAAGATGATAAAGAAAATAATTAA